The Streptomyces sp. NBC_00162 genome window below encodes:
- a CDS encoding serine hydrolase — translation MKATTVAGGSSDNPEAEETKAPASGPDPVLPDPDPTEAAEATPADPAEAEAAEADAPAASTEPEVEAESDSEADAEVEAEAESEAGAEAESDSEAEVEDAAEAEPDTEVEPEVEVEPESEAGTEVEADAESETDTEAEPEVEAAAEDVADTEAEAELEAELEAEAEADTEVEPEAEVEPEAEVEPEAEDPVEVETEAEPEVEDAVEPAEPEGDDTPEAKPEPEAKPEPKPEAPGGADTPRRVPSWARGAEGDAERTSQFVALKPLDTPAPAPAPAPAPAPIPAPAPPVAITPPPAAAPLELLAELTNTAPPPETPRRTALRRVKIWTPILLLLAGGFTGAQLLRPLPAPTLVAAGTGHTVDGQFSIPWPAKGQGAVRVPGLGDIGAFGEQKPVPTASVAKVMTAYVILKNHPLKKTEAGPSIEVDAKTVADGTAEHESRIEGLTAGTKYSQQDMLKMLMIPSGNNVARLLARWDTGTDSETAFVEKMNAAARELGMTSTTYTDPSGLDAGTVSTATDQLKLAEAVMKDETFRAIVALPSATIKGLPQQITNNNDLLTTAQGLSIRGIKTGSSTPAGGALMWAAYKSVGDETPLILGTLMDQRVDGPDPDAINSLALVKTNSKKIIEAVRAALASSPVVRKGDTVGYVDDGLGGRTPLVAAKDLNVIGVPGQQLKLTLAVGASPVPHTAKAGSEVAVLTVGEGEGAKSVPVVLQGELAEPSFGTRLTRLG, via the coding sequence ATGAAGGCGACAACGGTGGCGGGCGGTTCCTCGGACAATCCGGAGGCCGAGGAGACGAAGGCCCCGGCATCGGGACCCGACCCGGTCCTGCCGGACCCTGACCCGACGGAGGCCGCCGAGGCGACACCCGCCGATCCGGCCGAGGCCGAGGCCGCGGAGGCCGATGCACCCGCCGCCTCGACGGAGCCTGAGGTCGAGGCCGAATCCGACTCCGAGGCTGACGCCGAGGTCGAAGCTGAGGCCGAGTCCGAGGCTGGCGCTGAGGCCGAATCCGATTCCGAGGCCGAAGTCGAGGACGCGGCCGAAGCCGAGCCTGACACCGAAGTCGAGCCTGAGGTCGAGGTCGAGCCTGAGTCCGAGGCCGGCACCGAAGTCGAGGCTGATGCCGAGTCCGAGACTGACACCGAGGCCGAGCCTGAGGTCGAGGCCGCAGCCGAAGACGTGGCTGACACCGAGGCCGAGGCCGAGCTCGAGGCCGAGCTCGAGGCCGAGGCTGAGGCCGACACCGAGGTCGAGCCCGAGGCCGAAGTCGAGCCCGAGGCCGAAGTCGAGCCCGAGGCCGAGGACCCGGTCGAGGTCGAGACTGAGGCTGAGCCTGAGGTCGAGGACGCAGTCGAGCCTGCGGAGCCGGAGGGCGACGACACGCCCGAAGCGAAGCCCGAGCCCGAAGCGAAGCCCGAGCCCAAGCCCGAGGCCCCCGGCGGAGCCGACACGCCCCGACGGGTGCCCTCGTGGGCGCGGGGGGCCGAGGGCGACGCCGAGCGGACGAGCCAGTTCGTCGCGCTCAAGCCGCTGGACACCCCCGCACCGGCACCCGCACCGGCACCGGCACCGGCACCCATACCCGCCCCCGCGCCCCCCGTGGCGATCACCCCGCCCCCGGCGGCCGCCCCGCTCGAGCTGTTGGCCGAGCTGACCAACACCGCTCCCCCGCCGGAGACCCCGCGCCGCACCGCCCTGCGCCGCGTCAAGATCTGGACCCCGATCCTGCTGCTCCTCGCCGGCGGGTTCACCGGCGCCCAGCTGCTGCGCCCCCTGCCCGCCCCGACACTCGTCGCGGCCGGGACCGGCCACACCGTCGACGGGCAGTTCTCCATCCCCTGGCCCGCCAAGGGCCAGGGCGCCGTCCGCGTCCCGGGCCTGGGCGACATCGGCGCCTTCGGCGAGCAGAAGCCCGTCCCGACCGCCAGCGTCGCCAAGGTGATGACCGCCTACGTCATCCTCAAGAACCACCCGCTGAAGAAGACCGAGGCCGGTCCCTCGATCGAGGTCGACGCGAAGACCGTGGCGGACGGTACGGCCGAGCACGAATCCCGGATCGAAGGGCTCACCGCCGGGACGAAGTACAGCCAGCAGGACATGCTCAAGATGCTGATGATCCCCTCGGGCAACAACGTCGCCCGCCTGCTGGCCCGCTGGGACACCGGCACCGACTCCGAGACGGCCTTCGTCGAGAAGATGAACGCCGCCGCCAGGGAACTCGGCATGACGTCCACCACCTACACCGACCCCAGCGGTCTGGACGCGGGCACCGTCAGCACCGCCACCGACCAGCTGAAGCTCGCCGAGGCCGTCATGAAGGACGAGACGTTCCGCGCGATCGTGGCCCTGCCCAGCGCCACGATCAAGGGGCTGCCCCAGCAGATCACCAACAACAACGACCTGCTCACCACCGCCCAGGGCCTGAGCATCCGGGGCATCAAGACCGGCTCCAGCACCCCCGCCGGCGGGGCCCTGATGTGGGCGGCGTACAAGTCGGTCGGCGACGAGACCCCGCTGATCCTGGGTACGTTGATGGACCAGCGCGTGGACGGCCCGGACCCGGACGCCATAAACAGCCTGGCCCTGGTGAAGACGAACAGCAAGAAGATCATCGAGGCGGTACGTGCGGCACTCGCGTCGTCCCCGGTCGTCCGCAAGGGCGACACCGTCGGCTATGTCGACGACGGGCTCGGCGGCCGTACGCCGCTCGTGGCCGCCAAGGACCTCAACGTGATCGGCGTACCGGGCCAGCAGCTGAAGCTCACCCTCGCGGTCGGCGCCTCGCCGGTGCCGCACACCGCCAAGGCCGGCTCCGAGGTCGCCGTACTGACGGTGGGCGAGGGCGAAGGGGCCAAGAGCGTGCCGGTGGTGCTCCAGGGCGAGCTGGCCGAGCCCTCGTTCGGTACCAGGCTCACCCGCCTCGGCTGA